The following are encoded in a window of Cucurbita pepo subsp. pepo cultivar mu-cu-16 chromosome LG12, ASM280686v2, whole genome shotgun sequence genomic DNA:
- the LOC111806463 gene encoding glyoxysomal fatty acid beta-oxidation multifunctional protein MFP-a-like isoform X2: protein MGSNAKGRTEMEVGDDGVAIITIINPPVNALSFDVLFSLRDNYEQALKRDDVKAIVVTGAKGKFSGGFDIAAFGVLQGGKGDQPSVSNISIEVITEIFEAARKPAVAAIHGLALGGGLEVAMACHARISTPTALLGLPELQLGIIPGFGGTQRLPRLVGLSKALEMMLTSKLIKGHEAHSLGLVDDIAPPEELIMTARKRALEILERRRPWVHSLHRTDKLESLAEAKEIFETARVQARKQSPNLKHPFACIDVIETGVVFGPRAGLRKEVEEFQGLLHTDTCKSLIHIFFAQRSTTKVPGVTDLGLAPRRITKVAIVGGGLMGSGIATALILSNYPVILKEVNDEFLQAGIDRVRANLQSRVEKGNMTKENFEKTISLLKGVLDYESFKDVDMVIEAVTENVSLKQQIFADLEKYCSPHCMLATNTSTIDLELIGERTKSRDRIIGAHFFSPAHVMPLLEIVRTKHTDEQVIVDLLDVGKTIKKTPIIIGNCTGFAVNRMFFPYSQAAILLAERGVDPYRIDRAISKFGMPMGPFRLCDLVGFGVAEAATSQLVQVFPERTYKSVLIPLMQEDKNAGESTRKGFYVYDQNRKAGPNPELKSYIEKARSTSGISVDPKLMKLSEKDIVEMILFPVVNEACRVLAEGIAVKAADLDIAGVMGMGFPSYRGGLMFWADSLGSNYIYSRLEEWSKQYGGFFKSCGYLAERATQGATLSAPAGDAKPRI from the exons ATGGGAAGCAATGcaaaaggaagaacagagaTGGAGGTGGGAGATGATGGAGTGGCTATAATCACCATCATCAACCCTCCAGTTAACGCTTTGTCTTTTGATG TATTATTCAGCCTAAGAGATAACTATGAACAAGCCTTGAAAAGAGATGATGTGAAGGCAATTGTTGTCACAG GTGCGAAGGGGAAGTTTTCTGGTGGCTTTGATATAGCTGCTTTTGGTGTACTCCAAGGAGGAAAGG GGGACCAACCAAGTGTTAGCAACATATCAATTGAAGTTATCACTGAAATTTTTGAAG CTGCCCGAAAACCTGCAGTTGCAGCAATACATGGGCTTGCTTTGGGTGGAGGTTTAGAGGTTGCAATG GCCTGTCATGCTCGAATATCAACTCCTACCGCTCTACTAGGTTTGCCCGAACTTCAGCTTGGAATAATTCCTGGTTTTGGAG GAACACAACGGCTTCCACGTCTCGTTGGTCTCTCAAAGGCTCTAGAAATGATGTTG ACATCAAAGCTAATTAAAGGACATGAAGCTCATTCTTTGGGGCTTGTCGATGACATTGCCCCTCCTGAAGAGTTGATCATGACTGCACGTAAACGGGCTCTCGAAATCCTAGAGCGGAGAAGGCCATGGGTTCATAGTCTCCATAGGACTGACAAGTTAGAGTCCCTTGCTGAGGCTAAGGAAATATTTGAGACTGCCAGAGTTCAGGCAAGGAAACAGTCACCGAATCTTAAGCACCCGTTCGCCTGCATTGACGTCATTGAAACGGGTGTCGTCTTTGGCCCTCGTGCTGGACTTCGGAAG GAGGTTGAAGAATTTCAGGGACTCCTACATACTGATACTTGTAAAAGCTTAATTCATATCTTCTTTGCCCAGCGTTCGACAACAAAG GTACCCGGGGTTACCGATCTTGGTTTGGCACCGAGAAGAATCACGAAAGTTGCTATCGTGGGAGGAGGATTAATGGGATCTGGAATAGCTACAGCATTGATTCTTAGCAACTATCCTGTAATACTTAAAGAAGTGAACGATGAGTTCTTGCAGGCTGGCATTGATAGAGTCAGGG CGAACCTACAAAGCCGAGTTGAAAAAGGGAATATGACTAAAGAGAATTTTGAGAAGACTATTTCTTTACTCAAGGGAGTTCTTGACTATGAAAGTTTTAAAGATGTGGATATGGTGATAGAG GCTGTTACCGAGAATGTTTCTTTGAAGCAACAGATCTTTGCTGATCTTGAGAAATATTGCTCACCACATTGTATGCTTGCTACTAATACTTCCACAATAGATTTGgagttgattggagagagaacgaAGTCTCGTGACAGAATTATTGGAGCCCATTTCTTCAG TCCGGCCCATGTCATGCCTCTATTGGAAATTGTTCGTACCAAGCATACAGATGAACAAGTAATTGTTGATCTGCTAGATGTTGGGAAGACTATAAAGAAAACGCCTATTATCATTGGAAATTGCACAGGATTTGCAGTGAACAGAATGTTTTTCCCCTACTCTCAGGCTGCCATTTTACTTGCCGAACGTGGAGTAGATCCCTATCGAATTGATAGGGCGATTTCCAAGTTTGGAATGCCAATGGGACCCTTCAG GTTGTGTGACCTCGTTGGTTTCGGTGTGGCAGAAGCAGCTACCAGTCAGCTTGTTCAAGTTTTTCCAGAAAGAACTTATAAATCTGTGCTAATTCCTCTTATGCAAGAGGATAAGAATGCAG GTGAATCCACTCGTAAAGGTTTCTATGTCTATGACCAGAATCGTAAAGCTGGGCCAAATCCGGAGTTAAAGAGTTATATCGAGAAGGCTCGGAGCACTTCCGGTATTTCAGTTGATCCTAAG CTAATGAAGTTATCGGAAAAGGACATTGTGGAGATGATATTATTCCCGGTGGTGAATGAGGCATGCCGTGTCCTAGCAGAAGGCATAGCGGTCAAAGCAGCCGACCTGGACATTGCTGGTGTAATGGGAATGGGTTTCCCCTCTTACAG GGGAGGACTCATGTTCTGGGCGGATTCTCTTGGATCAAATTACATCTATTCAAGATTGGAGGAATGGTCGAAACAGTATGGTGGATTTTTCAAGTCTTGTGGATACTTGGCTGAAAGAGCTACTCAGGGTGCAACTCTG AGTGCTCCTGCTGGTGATGCTAAACCTCGAATATAA
- the LOC111806463 gene encoding glyoxysomal fatty acid beta-oxidation multifunctional protein MFP-a-like isoform X1 gives MGSNAKGRTEMEVGDDGVAIITIINPPVNALSFDVLFSLRDNYEQALKRDDVKAIVVTGAKGKFSGGFDIAAFGVLQGGKGDQPSVSNISIEVITEIFEAARKPAVAAIHGLALGGGLEVAMACHARISTPTALLGLPELQLGIIPGFGGTQRLPRLVGLSKALEMMLTSKLIKGHEAHSLGLVDDIAPPEELIMTARKRALEILERRRPWVHSLHRTDKLESLAEAKEIFETARVQARKQSPNLKHPFACIDVIETGVVFGPRAGLRKEVEEFQGLLHTDTCKSLIHIFFAQRSTTKVPGVTDLGLAPRRITKVAIVGGGLMGSGIATALILSNYPVILKEVNDEFLQAGIDRVRANLQSRVEKGNMTKENFEKTISLLKGVLDYESFKDVDMVIEAVTENVSLKQQIFADLEKYCSPHCMLATNTSTIDLELIGERTKSRDRIIGAHFFSPAHVMPLLEIVRTKHTDEQVIVDLLDVGKTIKKTPIIIGNCTGFAVNRMFFPYSQAAILLAERGVDPYRIDRAISKFGMPMGPFRLCDLVGFGVAEAATSQLVQVFPERTYKSVLIPLMQEDKNAGESTRKGFYVYDQNRKAGPNPELKSYIEKARSTSGISVDPKLMKLSEKDIVEMILFPVVNEACRVLAEGIAVKAADLDIAGVMGMGFPSYRGGLMFWADSLGSNYIYSRLEEWSKQYGGFFKSCGYLAERATQGATLVRNRHPNLTELIFRAPKSSSLIHLPHKSRAEL, from the exons ATGGGAAGCAATGcaaaaggaagaacagagaTGGAGGTGGGAGATGATGGAGTGGCTATAATCACCATCATCAACCCTCCAGTTAACGCTTTGTCTTTTGATG TATTATTCAGCCTAAGAGATAACTATGAACAAGCCTTGAAAAGAGATGATGTGAAGGCAATTGTTGTCACAG GTGCGAAGGGGAAGTTTTCTGGTGGCTTTGATATAGCTGCTTTTGGTGTACTCCAAGGAGGAAAGG GGGACCAACCAAGTGTTAGCAACATATCAATTGAAGTTATCACTGAAATTTTTGAAG CTGCCCGAAAACCTGCAGTTGCAGCAATACATGGGCTTGCTTTGGGTGGAGGTTTAGAGGTTGCAATG GCCTGTCATGCTCGAATATCAACTCCTACCGCTCTACTAGGTTTGCCCGAACTTCAGCTTGGAATAATTCCTGGTTTTGGAG GAACACAACGGCTTCCACGTCTCGTTGGTCTCTCAAAGGCTCTAGAAATGATGTTG ACATCAAAGCTAATTAAAGGACATGAAGCTCATTCTTTGGGGCTTGTCGATGACATTGCCCCTCCTGAAGAGTTGATCATGACTGCACGTAAACGGGCTCTCGAAATCCTAGAGCGGAGAAGGCCATGGGTTCATAGTCTCCATAGGACTGACAAGTTAGAGTCCCTTGCTGAGGCTAAGGAAATATTTGAGACTGCCAGAGTTCAGGCAAGGAAACAGTCACCGAATCTTAAGCACCCGTTCGCCTGCATTGACGTCATTGAAACGGGTGTCGTCTTTGGCCCTCGTGCTGGACTTCGGAAG GAGGTTGAAGAATTTCAGGGACTCCTACATACTGATACTTGTAAAAGCTTAATTCATATCTTCTTTGCCCAGCGTTCGACAACAAAG GTACCCGGGGTTACCGATCTTGGTTTGGCACCGAGAAGAATCACGAAAGTTGCTATCGTGGGAGGAGGATTAATGGGATCTGGAATAGCTACAGCATTGATTCTTAGCAACTATCCTGTAATACTTAAAGAAGTGAACGATGAGTTCTTGCAGGCTGGCATTGATAGAGTCAGGG CGAACCTACAAAGCCGAGTTGAAAAAGGGAATATGACTAAAGAGAATTTTGAGAAGACTATTTCTTTACTCAAGGGAGTTCTTGACTATGAAAGTTTTAAAGATGTGGATATGGTGATAGAG GCTGTTACCGAGAATGTTTCTTTGAAGCAACAGATCTTTGCTGATCTTGAGAAATATTGCTCACCACATTGTATGCTTGCTACTAATACTTCCACAATAGATTTGgagttgattggagagagaacgaAGTCTCGTGACAGAATTATTGGAGCCCATTTCTTCAG TCCGGCCCATGTCATGCCTCTATTGGAAATTGTTCGTACCAAGCATACAGATGAACAAGTAATTGTTGATCTGCTAGATGTTGGGAAGACTATAAAGAAAACGCCTATTATCATTGGAAATTGCACAGGATTTGCAGTGAACAGAATGTTTTTCCCCTACTCTCAGGCTGCCATTTTACTTGCCGAACGTGGAGTAGATCCCTATCGAATTGATAGGGCGATTTCCAAGTTTGGAATGCCAATGGGACCCTTCAG GTTGTGTGACCTCGTTGGTTTCGGTGTGGCAGAAGCAGCTACCAGTCAGCTTGTTCAAGTTTTTCCAGAAAGAACTTATAAATCTGTGCTAATTCCTCTTATGCAAGAGGATAAGAATGCAG GTGAATCCACTCGTAAAGGTTTCTATGTCTATGACCAGAATCGTAAAGCTGGGCCAAATCCGGAGTTAAAGAGTTATATCGAGAAGGCTCGGAGCACTTCCGGTATTTCAGTTGATCCTAAG CTAATGAAGTTATCGGAAAAGGACATTGTGGAGATGATATTATTCCCGGTGGTGAATGAGGCATGCCGTGTCCTAGCAGAAGGCATAGCGGTCAAAGCAGCCGACCTGGACATTGCTGGTGTAATGGGAATGGGTTTCCCCTCTTACAG GGGAGGACTCATGTTCTGGGCGGATTCTCTTGGATCAAATTACATCTATTCAAGATTGGAGGAATGGTCGAAACAGTATGGTGGATTTTTCAAGTCTTGTGGATACTTGGCTGAAAGAGCTACTCAGGGTGCAACTCTGGTGAGAAATCGACATCCTAATTTAACCGAGCTTATTTTCCGTGCACCTAAATCCTCATCTCTTATACATCTCCCACATAAATCAAGAGCTGAACTCTAG
- the LOC111806464 gene encoding chaperone protein dnaJ 49 produces the protein MDGNKDEALRCIRIAEEAIASGSKERALKFIKIACRLNRSLEVNELLSACEDIDSKSPSSSSDGKRAGKVHSVSGSANHVDGLNGERNYSIEHVQLIRQIKTAKDYYKILGVEKTSSAEEIKRAYKKLSLKVHPDKNKAPGSDEAFKKLSKAFMCLSDDTSRRQYDHTALVDQYEYNQQHNVRRRRTGRDLFEENFDPDEIFRAFFGQGNMFQTSRAYTYSTGGARSQRRTESDGGGPNLLIFLLMLPFLLIVLLAYMPFPEPDYSLHKNLSYSIPMATEKHGVEFFVKSSDFDERYPLGSGARSEIESSVIRDYKNMVWRYCHVELQRRKWNKNLPTPHCEKMNNLGFA, from the coding sequence ATGGATGGGAATAAGGACGAAGCTTTAAGATGTATTCGCATAGCGGAAGAAGCAATTGCATCGGGGAGTAAAGAGCGAGCActcaaattcattaaaattgcTTGTCGCCTTAATCGGAGTTTGGAAGTGAACGAGTTATTGTCGGCGTGTGAGGATATTGACTCGAAATCACCTTCATCTTCCTCCGATGGGAAACGCGCGGGAAAAGTTCATAGTGTTTCTGGTTCGGCGAATCATGTTGACGGTTTGAATGGTGAACGTAATTACAGTATTGAACATGTTCAATTGATCAGGCAGATAAAAACAGCTAAGGACTATTACAAAATTCTTGGTGTGGAGAAAACTAGTTCGGCTGAAGAAATTAAGAGGGCTTATAAGAAATTGTCCTTGAAAGTTCACCCTGATAAGAACAAGGCTCCTGGTTCAGATGAAGCATTCAAGAAATTATCCAAGGCTTTCATGTGTTTGAGCGATGACACGTCGAGAAGGCAATATGACCACACAGCTTTGGTTGATCAATATGAGTACAACCAACAGCATAATGTAAGGCGCAGGAGAACGGGTCGTGATTtgtttgaagaaaattttgatcctGATGAGATATTCAGGGCGTTCTTTGGGCAAGGAAATATGTTTCAGACGAGTCGTGCTTATACTTATAGCACTGGAGGTGCGAGAAGCCAACGGAGGACAGAATCTGATGGGGGAGGTCCCAACTTGttgatttttcttctaatgTTACCATTCTTGTTAATTGTCTTGTTGGCTTATATGCCCTTTCCAGAGCCAGACTATTCTTTGCATAAAAATCTATCCTACAGTATTCCCATGGCTACGGAGAAACATGGAGTGGAGTTTTTTGTCAAATCATCAGATTTTGATGAAAGGTATCCTCTTGGAAGCGGAGCTCGATCTGAAATAGAGAGTAGTGTGATTAGGGATTACAAAAACATGGTTTGGCGTTATTGTCATGTAGAACTCCAGAGACGCAAGTGGAATAAAAATCTCCCAACTCCTCATTGCGAGAAGATGAATAATCTCGGGTTTGCATAA
- the LOC111806373 gene encoding condensin-2 complex subunit D3 has translation MEEAVSRILTELEEARCFDGSTNLHSQPPPPLSDSALFDLQSLLDNSIGTDEQQPVDRLYEDLSAKSLSPSSLIRAIVSAMDEPSPRISILASKVYLSLLLAPNAPVFTLFNPMDFLSFLRSMRRFLKQRPRTTPNQDDSNQESIAPKRKRKGGVKGKGLRNCAQRQSSNEGYHDGEFDARVLYPVLERLGILMSLIHLDRFPDSLKSLVETVIDIPVLALEVCTNLSIYSKLTNLCSRILSATLRPEHGDLVSIAAEVIKSLSPLILHHKDQARAFALEFVTIQIANAAKESDGVKSALVNLPRYLVQKAPEKSEPRALAVDSIMEVVKVMEFKDQIGFVDYVVKMTRGKSNLRLLASDLISTLIMSLSDPVAVDSESELKDSWRFGCLVALVQRCSDAGATIRARALSNLAHLVVFLSDNDKNKALLKEVLGSGDRHCKKNGSEIHALLRKRCVDEKAAVRKAALFLVTKCTALLGGSMDGDMLKTVGIACSDPLVSIRKAAMSALSEAFRRFPDESVTVEWLHSVPRLIADNESSIQEECENLFQELVLDRLSRVGSSSLPRDGSKTLDLKRQFELLFPGVLDLLKEISHAEVMPWVKKVCANLGKKKRLKPSIAVSLQKIIGTSESLWLSQSLPPEKWTAPPGAWFLLSEVSAYLVKEVDWEFLHHHWKILDDHGRAEFGSPVAQVGLFEDENNSESNTIAWAQDRVFLLQTISNVSLELPPEPAEKLAHELIKKVEEFSMHSTEVNAHVKTLKTLCKRQAMQSAEADTLILTWVNQLLSKASQILEKYISKHRKAKKDVNFITPPPKSGSRLGKRATAPSKSLSRAITAAYTIGSLIIICPSADITTIIPLLHTIITSGNRDPKSNKLPIQTVSIKETAPSLYVQAWLTMGKICLADEKRAKSYIPLFVQELENSDCAALRNNLVITMADFCVRYTALVDCYLTKITKCLRDPCELVRRHTFILLSRLLQRDYVKWRGVLFLRFLLSLVDESEKIRQLADFLFGNILKVKAPLLAYNSFVEAIYVLNDCRAHPGHNDSKASRAESRLFSIRGNDESSRRKRMHIYVSLLKQMAPEHLLATFAKLCSEILGEASDGKLSMDDTTARSVLQDTFDILACKEIRLSINRGSSSESGDVDEEGGESGGVSAARGQVITHVVRKSLIQNSLPIFIELKRLMESKNSPLIGSLMECLRVLVKDYKNDIDDMLVADKQLQKELVYDIQKYEATKAKSAAAEAVNEMQKSTNYLSPEAPPHVRNSINKLTSKLQKDSRVASAIADVAAAATAKSVLREVNRGTSTPPLGSLSLPKLKSRTDGNNGANTSRLNVIESVRKRQSFDSDEEN, from the exons ATGGAGGAAGCCGTTTCTCGAATCCTCACAGAGCTCGAAGAAGCTCGCTGTTTCGACGGCTCTACAAATCTCCATTCTCAGCCTCCGCCGCCGCTCTCCGATTCCGCTCTCTTCGACCTTCAAAGCTTGTTGGACAACTCAATCGGTACCGATGAACAACAACCAGTCGATCGCCTCTACGAAGACCTCTCTGCCAAATCCCTGTCTCCGTCCTCCCTCATACGCGCCATCGTCTCCGCCATGGATGAGCCTTCCCCTCGCATTTCAATCTTAGCCTCTAAAGTCTATTTGTCCCTTCTTCTGGCCCCAAATGCACCAGTCTTCACGCTGTTCAATCCGATGGATTTTCTCTCGTTTCTCAGGTCTATGAGACGATTCTTGAAGCAGCGACCACGGACTACGCCGAATCAGGATGATTCAAATCAGGAGTCCATTGCTCCCAAACGGAAGAGGAAAGGCGGTGTTAAGGGTAAGGGTTTGAGGAATTGTGCGCAGAGGCAGAGTTCTAATGAAGGATATCATGATGGTGAATTCGATGCAAGAGTATTGTATCCTGTGCTTGAGAGGTTAGGGATATTAATGAGTTTGATTCACTTGGATCGATTCCCTGATAGTTTGAAATCTTTGGTTGAAACTGTAATTGATATTCCGGTTTTGGCACTAGAAGTATGCACTAATTTAAGTATCTATAGTAAGTTAACCAATTTATGTTCGCGGATTTTGAGTGCTACATTGCGTCCTGAGCACGGGGATCTGGTGAGTATTGCCGCTGAGGTGATTAAATCTCTATCACCATTGATTCTTCATCATAAAGATCAGGCGCGAGCGTTTGCGCTGGAGTTTGTCACTATTCAAATAGCGAATGCAGCAAAGGAATCAGATGGTGTTAAAAGCGCTCTGGTGAATCTTCCAAGGTATTTGGTTCAGAAGGCACCTGAGAAATCCGAGCCTCGTGCTTTAGCTGTTGATTCAATAATGGAGGTTGTTAAAGTCATGGAATTCAAGGATCAAATTGGGTTTGTGGATTATGTAGTGAAGATGACCCGAGGAAAGTCTAATCTTAGGCTGTTAGCTAGCGATCTTATCTCAACGCTGATAATGTCCTTGAGTGATCCAGTGGCCGTTGATTCCGAAAGTGAATTGAAGGATTCGTGGAGATTTGGGTGCTTGGTGGCATTGGTCCAACGATGTTCAGATGCTGGTGCTACAATTCGTGCCCGGGCACTATCCAACTTAGCTCACCTTGTGGTGTTCTTGTCTGACAATGACAAGAATAAGGCCTTACTGAAGGAAGTGTTGGGGTCTGGTGACAGACATTGCAAAAAGAATGGAAGTGAAATTCATGCTCTTTTGCGAAAAAGGTGTGTGGATGAGAAGGCGGCAGTTAGGAAGGCTGCGTTATTTCTGGTTACCAAGTGTACAGCCCTCCTTGGTGGATCAATGGATGGAGATATGCTGAAGACCGTTGGAATTGCTTGTTCCGACCCACTTGTTAGCATACGGAAAGCTGCAATGTCGGCTCTTTCTGAG GCCTTTCGAAGATTCCCAGATGAAAGTGTCACTGTCGAGTGGCTACATTCCGTTCCACGTTTGATTGCTGATAATGAATCTAGCATTCAagaagagtgtgaaaacttgtTTCAAGAACTAGTACTAGACCGGCTATCTAGAGTTGGATCTTCAAGTTTACCCCGTGATGGATCAAAAACCCTTGATTTAAAGAGGCAATTTGAGTTGTTATTTCCTGGAGTATTGGATCTTCTTAAAGAGATAAGTCATGCAGAGGTAATGCCGTGGGTGAAGAAAGTTTGTGCTAACTTGGGAAAAAAGAAACGATTAAAACCCTCAATTGCCGTTTCACTTCAGAAGATTATAGGGACATCTGAATCCTTATGGCTAAGCCAATCCTTACCACCGGAGAAGTGGACAGCTCCCCCGGGTGCCTGGTTCCTGCTGTCGGAAGTGTCAGCTTATCTTGTGAAAGAAGTGGACTGGGAGTTTCTTCATCATCACTGGAAAATCCTGGATGATCATGGTAGGGCTGAGTTTGGGAGTCCAGTGGCTCAAGTAGGTTTATTCGAAGATGAAAACAACTCAGAGTCAAATACCATCGCTTGGGCTCAAGATCGAGTTTTTCTCTTGCAAACCATCTCTAATGTTTCTCTTGAGCTGCCTCCAGAACCTGCAGAAAAGTTGGCTCACGAATTGATTAAAAAGGTTGAAGAATTCAGCATGCATTCTACCGAG GTGAATGCGCATGTAAAAACACTTAAAACATTGTGCAAACGGCAGGCTATGCAATCTGCTGAAGCCGATACGCTGATCCTAACATGGGTAAACCAGCTGCTCTCCAAAGCCTCTCAAATATTGGAGAAGTATATATCCAAGCatagaaaagcaaaaaaagatGTGAACTTCATAACACCACCTCCTAAAAGTGGTAGTAGATTGGGAAAGCGAGCAACTGCCCCGAGCAAGTCCCTGTCACGAGCAATCACTGCTGCTTACACCATTGGATCTTTGATTATCATCTGTCCATCTGCTGACATAACTACCATTATACCACTTCTCCACACCATTATCACTTCTGGAAACCGTGATCCCAAATCGAATAAACTACCTATTCAAACGGTATCTATAAAGGAAACTGCACCTTCTTTATACGTTCAAGCATGGTTAACAATGGGGAAGATTTGCCTTGCTGACGAGAAGCGTGCAAAGAGCTACATTCCTCTATTTGTACAG GAGCTTGAAAATAGTGACTGTGCAGCTCTCCGCAACAACCTTGTTATCACGATGGCAGATTTTTGTGTACGCTATACTGCTCTAGTTGATTG CTACCTTACGAAGATCACGAAATGCCTTCGCGACCCTTGTGAACTTGTCAGAAGACATACATTCATACTTCTATCGAGATTACTACAG aGAGACTACGTGAAATGGAGAGGGGTTTTGTTTCTTCGGTTTCTCTTGTCACTTGTCGACGAATCAGAGAAGATTCGTCAACTAGcagatttcctttttgggAACATTTTAAAAG TAAAGGCGCCACTTTTGGCTTACAACAGTTTTGTAGAAGCAATTTATGTTCTGAATGACTGTCGTGCCCATCCTGGACATAACGATTCGAAGGCTTCGAGAGCTGAAAGCCGATTATTCTCCATTCG AGGTAATGATGAAAGTTCGAGGCGCAAGAGAATGCACATTTATGTTTCTTTGTTAAAACAAATGGCTCCCGAACATCTCCTGGCCACCTTTGCAAAGCTATGTTCAGAGATTCTTGGTGAAGCTTCAGATGGTAAACTCAGTATGGATGATACCACTGCACGGTCTGTTTTACAG GACACCTTTGATATTCTTGCTTGTAAAGAGATTCGATTATCGATAAATCGAGGGTCGTCGTCGGAATCTGGTGATGTAGATGAGGAAGGAGGCGAGAGCGGAGGGGTGTCTGCTGCTAGAGGACAGGTCATCACTCATGTTGTGAGAAAAAGTCTCATTCAAAACTCCCTTCCCATCTTCATTGAGCTAAAAAGGCTAATGGAAAGCAAGAATAGCCCTCTTATAG GTTCTCTTATGGAATGTCTTCGAGTTCTTGTCAAAGACTACAAGAACGACATCGATGACATGTTGGTAGCTGATAAGCAACTTCAGAAAGAGCTCGTCTATGACATTCAAAAGTACGAAGCTACCAAAGCTAAGTCGGCCGCGGCCGAGGCGGTCAACGAGATGCAAAAGTCAACTAATTATCTTTCTCCTGAGGCTCCTCCTCATGTTAGAAACTCCATTAACAAGCTAACCTCCAAACTCCAAAAGGACTCAAGAGTTGCTTCAGCCATTGCTGATGTAGCCGCTGCAGCCACTGCTAAGTCTGTGCTTAGAGAAGTGAATAGAGGGACTTCGACGCCGCCTCTTGGTTCTCTAAGTTTGCCTAAACTCAAGTCTCGTACTGATGGAAACAATGGCGCAAATACCTCACGCTTGAATGTGATTGAATCTGTGAGGAAACGGCAGTCTTTTGATTCTGATGAAGAAAACTAA
- the LOC111806500 gene encoding UDP-glucuronic acid decarboxylase 4-like: MNSELFRRNQSNPTLQTHDSVIGPPRTPAGCSSKFRSPIRYMLREQRLLFVFVGIAIATLLFNVVRLTYPLEFRDDQRYRAELNPFVRLDSSIPMRRVLYETRREGSLGRVNMAGKVPPGLKKRNLRIVVTGGAGFVGSHLVDRLMERGDNVIVVDNFFTGRKDNLVHHFGNPRFELIRHDVVEPILLEVDQIFHLACPASPVHYKFNPVKTIKTNVVGTLNMLGLAKRVGARFLLTSTSEVYGDPLQHPQAETYWGNVNPIGVRSCYDEGKRTAETLTMDYHRGLGIEVRIARIFNTYGPRMCIDDGRVVSNFVAQALRKEPLTVYGDGKQTRSFQYVSDLVEGLMKLMEGEHVGPFNLGNPGEFTMLELAQVVQETIDPNARIEFRPNTEDDPHKRKPDISKAKELLGWEPSVSLRKGLPLMVSDFRQRIFGDLKDDASSSSSSSSAATLSDLSTTSSV; this comes from the exons ATGAATTCTGAGTTGTTTCGAAGAAATCAATCGAATCCGACGCTACAAACTCATGATTCCGTGATTGGTCCACCGAGGACTCCGGCAGGTTGTTCAAGCAAATTCAGGAGTCCGATCCGTTACATGCTTCGCGAGCAGCGTCTTCTCTTCGTTTTCGTCGGTATTGCGATTGCAACTCTGTTGTTTAACGTTGTCCGTTTGACTTATCCGTTGGAGTTTCGTGATGATCAACGGTATCGAGCGGAGTTGAATCCTTTCGTTCGATTGGATTCGTCGATCCCGATGCGGAGAGTTCTGTACGAAACTCGCCGTGAAGGATCGCTAGGGCGGGTGAATATGGCGGGTAAAGTCCCGCCGGGATTGAAGAAGAGGAACCTGAGGATCGTAGTTACCGGCGGCGCTGGATTCGTTGGAAGCCATCTCGTGGACCGTCTGATGGAGAGGGGCGATAACGTGATTGTCGTTGATAATTTCTTCACCGGCCGGAAGGATAATCTGGTTCATCATTTCGGAAACCCGAGATTCGAACTGATCCGACACGACGTTGTCGAGCCGATTCTATTGGAAGTTGATCAGATCTTCCATTTAGCTTGCCCTGCTTCTCCTGTTCATTACAAATTCAATCCCGTCAAGACAATC AAGACCAATGTCGTCGGCACATTGAACATGCTAGGGCTTGCGAAGAGAGTTGGCGCTCGGTTTTTGCTGACCAGCACCAGCGAAGTCTACGGCGATCCGCTCCAACACCCGCAGGCTGAAACATACTGGGGCAACGTCAACCCCATCG GTGTTCGGAGCTGCTACGATGAAGGAAAACGCACGGCGGAGACTCTGACAATGGATTACCACAGAGGCCTTGGCATTGAG GTCCGGATTGCTCGGATATTCAACACTTATGGACCACGGATGTGCATCGATGACGGACGAGTTGTGAGCAATTTTGTAGCACAG GCATTGAGAAAGGAGCCGTTGACAGTTTATGGAGATGGCAAGCAGACCCGGAGCTTTCAATACGTTTCTGATCTG GTGGAGGGTTTAATGAAACTCATGGAAGGTGAGCACGTGGGCCCTTTCAATCTCGGCAACCCCGGTGAATTCACTATGCTTGAACTTGCTCAG GTAGTGCAAGAGACAATAGATCCAAATGCAAGGATAGAGTTCAGGCCGAACACAGAAGACGACCCACACAAGAGGAAGCCCGACATTTCCAAAGCTAAGGAGCTTCTTGGTTGGGAGCCCTCTGTGTCCCTTCGTAAGGGCCTTCCCCTTATGGTTTCCGACTTCCGTCAGCGCATCTTCGGCGACCTCAAAGACGacgcctcctcctcctcctcctcctcctccgccgccacccTCTCCGACctctccaccacctcctccGTCTAG